The proteins below are encoded in one region of Nitrospira defluvii:
- a CDS encoding RNA-binding protein yields the protein MSTLLAVDLLPSCLTHQDVATLFAWCPGFLRSALVVNAQGRSVGSAVIEVSNPNDAHRLIQTMDGIEIAGTAIRVSRLEGPPQERGLGHEAEPSAQKTYAAGRTA from the coding sequence ATGTCTACTCTCTTGGCAGTCGATCTTCTGCCCTCATGTCTGACCCATCAGGATGTGGCCACCCTCTTCGCATGGTGTCCCGGCTTTCTCCGCAGTGCGCTGGTCGTCAACGCCCAGGGCCGGTCGGTCGGATCTGCCGTCATCGAAGTCTCGAATCCGAACGATGCGCATCGGCTCATTCAGACTATGGATGGAATCGAGATTGCCGGAACAGCGATCCGCGTTTCCCGATTGGAAGGCCCGCCACAAGAACGCGGTCTCGGGCATGAAGCCGAACCATCGGCGCAGAAGACTTATGCCGCTGGCCGCACAGCCTGA